The segment aaatccacacaatccatattagaaaagcgaacctctaaacgagccgtttggacttctgtaactttgtggcgtcacaaagtgGGGTGTCGCTCTATCATTTTTGGAAATTttgaaataatagactaacaaagtgtttttttcaaagcggttgtcattgttcattaccggagagttttccctacctgtagccgccgggccgcggtgtctcacgtttcactcttgaaacggttagccaatcagaacagaggggtcgttaatattaatgagccttaaagacacggcgacagaaacagcctgttcttggtaaggctcagagagatgctggaaaatgaacgtgtaaaaatggattgagagtgtttttggtacatgacaccacacacacagcttttaatggacctcaagacataaaataaaacactggaaagtggagaatatgggacctttaaggagGGTCCTCAGCAGCATGACAGATAGTTGATTTTCacaaatatttttgaaatatggCACTATTAGGGAATGTATGAATTTGGCTATTTTGATCACAGCTTCCACTCAACTGTTATCTCCCCAGCTAAAATGTGGATTGCTACTGGACTACTTGTTAATTATGCAGATGGGGGTTTTTTTAACAACGCACGTCTGTTTCTGCATGTACATACGTAATACTTATGTATttgtacatatgtacatatttcTGACCCAACCTCTCTGTCTCGTACGCGGTGTTATTAGGTTCCTGTACCGGCACCTGCTGATGTTCTTCAGTAAGATGGCCACGCTGAAGGAGAAGTCGATCTTCCAGCAGAGCGACAGCAGCAGCCTCCTCGGCCTGAAGAGCGACGTCACGCTCCACCTCTACGTCAACCAGCTGCCGAAGGGCGCCGCCCAGATCCCCTCCAAGCTGTGAGCGTCCGATTCTCCGTCAGTTCAAACGGCACaagaaaagtctggaaaattGATTTGATAGTTTCCACATCTTGAGTGAGGGATgggtcatgaaaatgtgaatatttgtTTGCAGAGATCAACATCAGCTTTTATAGTTCGGCTGTTATcctatttttaaaatgttgaaatacGTAATTAAGATAAATTTAACAGAGCGACACTACCGGGGAAGTTTCACCAGGGAATCACCTTTGACCACCGCAGGGCTCCAGACTGCGACCAAAATggactttcactttctccatatttgttgttgctatgggaaacggccagcgtctctgtgatCGCAATTGGTCGgctggaaaaagcggttcacgtcacccggcgcttttctgaaaagttgaacatttctcaacttttgaaagcgctccgctctgacggaAAAAAACgccggctgcagcgcttttcgggagcggccgccttttgtgcgccttgcggacGCTTCCCGTTGCTTTTCATGAGAAAAGGCCGCtggcggttggggaaaaaacgctatgtgtgaacgcagccttattgCAGagtttttaccggctggcttgatgcatttgggacagagggaccgcggtaagtcaaaacaaacacacacaatctatacatttatattagggctgcacgatatatcgtttcagcatcgtcatcgcgatgtgcgcatgcgcaatagacacatcgcaggacgtgcgatgtcaagtaaggcaaattaactcaaacacgtcatgctacaacttttttgctacttgatacaaaaggaaaactcgcacggttctcattttccatgactaatctacaagataagtctgtctgatataacataatttactccgatttcagggtttgttataagagtagtgtatgttacctttccagctttcgcggctccgacccgtagttgggaagcctctggtgttgtgctagcctactttagcttagcctggctcgtagctggtaacaagctttttactaagagtccggaccaactctgcagtggagaactggcactttatttctgtacagcagcgaacataatgcacggcctctcggtgacgttctaagctcttttaGAACTGTTTATTTCACCTAAACAGTCGAGTCACGTTGGACGACCCTGATTTGCGTATTGTTCAGGTCAAGTCTAATATATGCAAATGTGGAGCAGCAAACGTGATGCACAGCTTTTTGAAACTCGCTGCGCTGCTACCAGCATGCATTGCACGGTGGCTGGCATAAAAAATATTGTGGAAATGACACCCCTTGCCGGAATTGATCAAAATGTACCATAACTATGTAGACCTCAAACGGCTGAGTAAGGGCTTTGGCGTAGGCCAGACACTAAAAAGGCTCTGGCATCATTTAAAAACTCCTCCATGCTCTCCCTGGTGTTGTTTTGTACTCCTCCTCTGGTAGCTGCATCTGGCAGCAATTACATCTTTATCAAagccacacaaacaaacaaactgggTAAAGTAGCATGAGTAACATTTCTAGaaatttcaagatttttttttttttcagttttgttctttcctttttcccccCTGTTCTCAGGCGCCTGAACCCTCTCTCCATTGCAGCATGGGAAGTGAACAACGAGATCAGCCTGCACCTGACAGTGGAGGGAAAGGTGTTTATCATTTACCGCTTAGAGATGCTTTGAAACTGATAATACGGTATATGCAACAAAAGTAATGTTGTGCATATTCCTAAACACACTTTGGACACGCCATTGTCGTCACAGGACACATGCTTTGTATACTGTCACGCAAAGCCTTCTTATCGTAAACGCCAACACAACCGCTAACTGCTAGTATTTGCTGTGCGATTACAATTGAATTTGTTTCTTTTAAAGGTGTTTTCGGTTTTCTCCTCCACCTTTGACCACTCGGCCTCCAAGGTGGTCAGCATGTCGACCACCGACAAGATCACCCAGTGGCAAGTGCTGGGCTACCAGGGCGCCTTGCTCAGCCACTTCATCGAGCCCGTCTACGTCCAAAGCATCCTCATTGGCAAGTCAACGAGTCAAATCACGCACTATAGAGGGCCCTCTATGGACTTAcgcatagaaaacatcaggtcAAGCCGTTTATAAACCCATGGCATAATTTTACAAACATCACTCATGACAGCGCTTTTGTTAACAGATTTTGGACCCAGTATTGTCTGTATGAAAGTTTCTTTCACAAATTTGAGTctgccacacagacacaattaTTCAAAAGTATATAATTGAGTTGGACTTAATAGATGACAATGGCTATGAAAATGGGAGGTCTAACTCTTCACTGAGACCCTCAGGTAACACAACAGCAAGTCTGTATGTTCAGAAATATACAGGCCATTGTTTGCAGCAGTTGGCTCTCAAGCTAGTTGCAGATGTTGTAAATGATTACAACAACAAACGACAACAAAACTACAACAACAAACGACAACAAACTCCTCATACATTCAAATCATCTGTTTGACAAAAGAACATAACATTAGAACATATGTGCTGACAAATGTTGCAGGAACCCTACAGTGTTAAGAAATGCCTGGCTCTTACTTGATTCCCAGGCGACTCGAGCTGCAGCGACATTCGTGGCATGGAGATCTCCGTAAGCCAGCGTGTGGAGGGGATAACCCCCCACCTGCCCATGTACTACTGCATGGTGCGGCCACATATCAGCCTGGTGCCCACCGTGGCCACCAACAGCACCAGCAGCGCCCAGTGGACTCTGGGCATCAACTGGAGCCAAGGAGACAGCTCCCTGGAGGTTGTGGATGGCCTGGAGGGCAAGACCGTAGAGGAGTAAGGATGACTGTGACTGTATAGGAATTTGTCAGTATGGTGGGAAATTAACAGCCAAATGCTAGTAGATTTTGCTTGTAGCTGTGTGGCTGGTGAGCTTTTCAGCACTTTGCTGGCGACTAGTCCACGTTTGAAGGTTTGCTAGTTGCATTAAtcaaatataaacagaaaaaaactaaaaactactTCAGAACTTACCATTGAgcccaacgatggatgcaactgGTCtgcaagcatcgtttttgagttAATTCCTGTACTCTTTCAAataagttgtagagaactgcaaagctttgaatggctgaaAACAACTTCTCGCCCAATTCGaacttgccaggcagaactattgtacataaaacaaaatcatatcgGCAGGGAAACAACAAGGaagcaatctgattggctgttgacatcTGATGACCGTGAAAAGTTCAGTCGTGGTCAACTTTTCTTGGCCGCCAAGCTTGTTGACCATCCACACATCAGCCAAGTCTCCCTGGTTgatcagctctataggaaatgaatggacttgcAACGACTTGCTGATTGTGTTGCTTGCATTGTGAACACGTGATTAGCTTTCCACCCTGGTGTATGTTTTGCaaggtttgtctgtgtttgaatCGCCGAGTGTCATTCACACTGATTCTCTTGTAGCTCTCCCTTTAAGAGCGGCACCGCTCTGGCGAGCCGCCTGTGCAAAGCAGCCATGCTGAACCGCTTCAAGTTGGTGTCCAAGGAGGCCCAGAGACATGACCTGCTGGCCACCAGCTCCTACAGAGAGGCCAAGGTAACCTCAAACTGCACTGGTtttagtttacatttacataatcAATCTGCAACAGAATGATGCAGGAGAAACGGATTCTctgttttgaaataaatgaacaCCCATTGGAGAGTAGCGCATTAAATGCATCTCAATGTAAGGTTCACGCTGTTGGCAAACCCTTGAAAAAAATGGTCTTCTGTGACATCACCTTTTAAAACACACTTTACCAACTTTTATGTAATTGTTGTCTTTTATGTTACAGTggcattcatttcattcattatataattatttatgtttgttttccttACTGTGAGGTGCTTTGTATATTTGCTTTGAAGAGTTCTATGTAAAGATCAATATAATTTTCGCTGTTTGTTGTACAGAGGATGGCGAAGCCCTACCAGGAGGCCAAGAACGTGCTGAGAGCGTACCTGCTGCAGCAGGGCTACGGTTCATGGTTGCTCAAGCTTTCGGTCAGTGATCACTTCAGCATGTGAACAAAACCACAACAGGATTATATTTCCCTATAGAATCATAACTGTTAAGGCAAAAACTACATTTCTGGAATGATAAAGCAGTTTTGTTTCAAAATCGAATTTGAAAACTAAGTTTGAAAGAAGTTTACTTTATGAAAAGTACTTTTTCCTATAGTATTATGTTATTTTTAGTGGTTGTTTCTAATACCTAGTATATCTAGTACCTTTTTGGTTGTTAACTGTGCTCTTTGAGCCGAATTTTGAAGGAAGGATACAAAAGCACTTGGATTTGCAGATAAAATAGCCATTTATTGAGGCAAATGGCATATGTGCTGTGACCCACACAGACCTTCATCAGGGTTTTGGTTTGCACTTGAATACttatgtttacattgtgtggCGATGAGAGCGTGagatatttatattattttactgCTTAAAATAGTACTTTATACTATTGTATGTAATATAAATAGCCACGTAGAGTGTATGTGTTATCTGCAAGTGCCTTGGTATCCTACTTTTGAAATCCTTGTTTTCAAAACTGTAAAGTATGACTGAGTTGTGTTATTTAAAGAGATCTGTTTCACTAAAGGTAGATTCTTTGTGGCACATTCTATCTTTTACAACTGGGAAAAATGCCAACTTTGTATGTATATTTGAGTTTGTTGTATATTATTACAACCTCAATAAACCATGGCTAACATTTGAGGTCAGCAACACATAAAGGCATCAAACCCCATTATTTTACAAAAGTATAAtcccaaaatgcaaaaaaacaatgcCTGAAGGGTCAAGGAGGTCCGGgcaaactgaactaaaggatGGGGAAGGAAGTACTTGGGCCGACCACGCGACGGGCCATCGTACCCCGCACTTCCCCCAAAACCACAGAAGcaaaagacaaacaataaatccGCGATACCAGGACTACCGGTACGTCCTTCATCAGAAGAAAAGACTCTCAAAAACTGAATGAGTGGATGGTCAAGTGAAGGTAAGTCCCATTTCTGCATTCTGTGGTCAGGATTCATACAGACAAAATTCATGCGCATGCAGTGTGTGATTCTGCTGATATACTTAGAAAAGGTATTGATCATTTACAGAATAATATTGCAGATTGTTCAAATGTGTCAGTACATTGCTGCCCTTTACATGGCTGATCAGCACGCATTCTTACGACCTCTACCCAAAACAGACTCGTTGAGAGACCATAACATAGAATTCTAGAAACAAAagttcaatatttattttacacaatACCAAAAGGTAACAAACGAGACAAGAGGGGACTGGAGGAAATTAACAAAAGGGTGGGGAAGACACTGGGCCAGCCAGGCAATGGGCCTTTGAAGCCAGTGCTTCCCCCTAAACTAACCAAAACATTATCAAAAACGAAACTTAACAAACCAAACCCGAAAATAGggacacacccacaccacacatgcgcacacacccacaccacacatgcgcacacccacacaaacactagTCACTAGAAATCCAGTAGGAAGAAGATTTCTTCCAAAAGTTCCAGAAACAGAATTGATCATGTTTTTGAATCAATAGGATTGTCCTATGGGCAactgtaaatctgtaaatctCACCTACATAGCTATATTCATATCTTCaaacattatactgtatatcgtTGTGTAATATATCTCTTTATTATATTGCACAGTTTTTATTCCTCCCTgtttataataattattttactatacttttaaaaatattttactacctctattctttcatttcttctaAGGAAGCAGCAACCAAGCATTTCACTGCACGTTGTACTTATATGATTGCACATGTGACAAATAAAACTTTGAACTATATATGCGTACGGTTTTCTTGAATTCCTTAAGAGCTTTTTGATAGTAGTCACCTGTAAAATGATCCAACGCTATTTCATGACTTTCAAATTGAAAATGGGGTAACGGACGGTTActgacagatttacactttGGATAGCTGCTGGTGAAGACTCTTTTGTCAGGTCAGACCAGATTTGCTGACAAAGAACCTTGAGACTTTAAATGTTACCAGTGACGAATGTGGGTTGGGGCCGGGACAGGAAATGCTTGTTCCACAGCGTAAGTGTACTGTGTGTTGTACCTCTATGGCCACAGTTGGGTGTGTTTTTCCATTGTGTTTTGTTCACAGTTCAGTTTGGGTATGAAAGAGACCTATTGGGGTGCTGGCCACGTCAATTCCAAGACGAGGTCTAGTCAAATTTTGAGTCAAGATTAGGTCCAAAGCGGTTTGAGACTAAGTTCACACAAGTAATATTCAAGACTTGCTTGATAGACAAAATTGTCAACTCgttacactccatttccatcttcagtctgacaccgatttccgtgggggagggggattcgattttccctaaccaatcactagagaccaacgtATTACGCCTAaatctaacgtcattttaagtcgacactgatgcgaaaaaaccatctcccctttgaataaatgccttcaaagcagAGCGCTGTTCGGATTTCTAagtaattggtacttttaatcgatttagaacagcctcgatagcagcgtctaccttgtctacagcggtcgccattgttgttattattcctccttggttccggcacacagcttgacaacgcttgacaacagcttgacaacggcgttagtcccgcccgtggcgctgattggctaatcgttagtcccccccccccggcgctcattggaccgatcatttttcaaccaagagaaaccgctgtttcatgtcacgatgccagatcagaagcagtcaactcggtggagtgggcggattcaaaggtctggacAAATTCAAGatcaaaataggcaataaatagttaacatgtctttccaaatgtaaaaaaaataatgcttaaggagTTGGTTAAGGATCAGCaaagatgtagatctatctgtaGGAGCTCCGTACAAAACCCTTCAACATCTTCACTAATTAATACATATGATTTTGAGAAGTTGGAGGACCATTACATAACTACAAACAGAAATCCCTTGTAGTGCTGGAGAGCAAATAAACAAaggtggaccaggtggagaaaaacatattttttagaAATTCTTAGATGGGCAAGAAAACGTTGAGTCAACCTTCCGTAGTGGCTGGAGATCGAGATAAGTCCAAGACATCAGAAAAGTGGCCCTGAAACCAGAAACCAGACTGCAATTTGGGAAAACTTTTAGGTTTCTTTAGGTTCCAACAGTCTCTAGCTTCTTAAACTATTGTGCCAGCCAAATATGATTTTTAGAATGCAACTTCTGAACGATGGcgcactgtctgtctgtatgtggcTGGTAGAGGAGACGAGCctaaatttaccagcatttgactGTTGGCTGGTGTTTATTTCCACTTTGGTAGGGCAGTTTCGTGTTAAGTGGCCTCTGACTATCCACTATGGAATTTCCACTATGAAAACTCAgaatgtacactaccagtcaaatgtttttagtatttttccacattttagaataatagtaaaggcatcaaaactatgaaataacacaaatggaatcatgcagtgaccaaaaaagcaaattcatactatcttatattttagattctttaaagtagccgccctttgccttgatggaaaggcaaaggctttggaaagaaattcatacataggcatcaacttcactatttctatttgtctaagaaacaaatttcaagcatttaagcataagcctttagatcaaaatggctttaagataatgaaaaacggTACATTCAATCAAGTGTGtcaaaacctttgactggtagtatatTTGTGAAGATCTGGCTGCTTGCCACTGGATTTAAGCATGATTGACCCCCTGTGTTGATGCAAAGTCTTGATGCGGCTCAGTGTGTTTATTATACCTACGCATACAGGAAATGCATTGGTTTCCTGTGTATGTGTTGCAGTGGATCATTTACTCTTATGTTTCCAGCAGCCCTGTGAATGGATTGGTGTGTTTACCTCCCACTGCCTTGTCAACAGAAGGAATTACCTGTGCATTCAGGGAACTGACACCCAAGGATCAAGCCTTTCAGTTGTATGTACAACTCCAGGTTTCATACTTACGATTTGTCTCCTTTTATATGTTATTGCTTTTATGTCGTAGGCAGTGCAGAGAATGTTTTTAAgtttaatgcaatgcagcaaaaCCCTGACAGCATTCATAGTGTAATTTATCTTAATACAGCAATTTATTAAATGGTTTAATGTGGATGCATTGTTGTTGGAACAGTGATGATTATGACTGTTCAGGTTCCTCTCCGGGCTCTGATGTCTTTATGTCTCTATTGTTGAATAAACTAGTTACAGAGCGTAGagttgaacccccccccccccccccccctccacctttcAGTTTTGTTGCATGGGGACAAAGAACAAGGGCAGCACTTTGATATATTCGCTCTTGCAGGCCAAGTTGTGCAAGGCACTGCATTTTCATTGCCCTTTCTCTGcaattttatatatttcatgttttaatcGAAGCCTTCAGTTCTTCAGTTGACATccataataaacaaaatggatAGGCATTTGAAACCTGACGTATAATCAGTAATGAGTAGGGTGAACTTTCCCATACTTAAAGaaatctcccctccctccattttttttcaaagttgTGTCATTCACTTTATGTTCTgggttttttgttatttcaacTCAGAGTTGAAGTTGTTAAACAGCGGCACTGGCCCACAGTATCTTACATTACGTGTTAATCACAGCTGCTTTTGTGTGCGATTGTGAATGAAATGctccctgcttttttttttttttgttttggaccGGAATCTGGTTTTTTTTGCTGTGCCATGACAACAGTAAATTATCACTTTGACATTCGGAGCCCTTTGCGGCCTTGTTATGACTGGTGAGAGTTTAATAGATAACATTCTTGACATAGTATTATTGTGGCATATTAACTTAGTGTGAGTTTTTCCATAGTAGGCTCCACAAAGGTCAGTATGGGACACTGCCTTGTGTTGTCTCGTGTCACTTGGACCCAAAGAATGTGACAAAGGACTTTAAGTAATTGATGCAGTTGTCATGTCAGTTCCCCCCAAGCACAAGCCTATCCACACAATAGAAAATATAAACGAGCAAAGTCCttttttgtaatgtaattttttttttttttttttttttttttataaagtcAGCCACTGTGGTGATACTAGTAGATTTGGAGATAAACAGGATATGCAACTCTCTTGATGTGGTTGCACACTTGAAACATTGCAGACCTGAGCTCTCAGGTTCTGCTGGATGTAGATCATTGTAAGTGTAGCACCTTTGCTGGGGTGGCTATGTAGGGGTGTGCGTACTGGATTCTTGTAAGTACTCTGTGTTTGCTGTACTTTTGCTTGTGTCGGTGTTCCTGAAGATTTGAATTTTGTGAATAAATCCAAAGGATAACTTTAAATAGATGCTTTGATTCCCATGTAACCTGCAGAGTGGTGCACATACTATGGAGGCCACTAatttaaatactgtatgttggcAATAAAAGGCTAAATGAATGAGTTGTACAGTAGCTGTCTATTCATATATGCTGTAAAAAGGAcattttgccaaaaaaaaaaaacccagctaGTCTCATTCCATCTTTTTGTAATGATTCCACTGTGTATTTTGATacgattttttgtttttttgtaccGCCCAATGCTTAATTGTTTCC is part of the Centroberyx gerrardi isolate f3 chromosome 16, fCenGer3.hap1.cur.20231027, whole genome shotgun sequence genome and harbors:
- the adad1 gene encoding adenosine deaminase domain-containing protein 1 produces the protein MFSSGGSYRGSRGACFAQILKKNLPSSPGLTGSYLPPCTSKGLSQNMFEPAVSSASKPAPAVKPKSVPTVLIGKYKRGETHAVSLLHQLAQVLQFHLEMKETVTTGNIPGFYFAFCAVIDGMEYKTGMGVTKKEARLKAAELALQDLLPSLEDESVLPEASDGPPLLPVKEESSLSDIHPCRAVHEWKNPTNLQIPHAVRDQLTKLMNSHPEFAACGGTTAAFIIQTSGGCEVVALGTGNFNTRESTSSSGRVLHDSHAVVTARRSLMRFLYRHLLMFFSKMATLKEKSIFQQSDSSSLLGLKSDVTLHLYVNQLPKGAAQIPSKLRLNPLSIAAWEVNNEISLHLTVEGKVFSVFSSTFDHSASKVVSMSTTDKITQWQVLGYQGALLSHFIEPVYVQSILIGDSSCSDIRGMEISVSQRVEGITPHLPMYYCMVRPHISLVPTVATNSTSSAQWTLGINWSQGDSSLEVVDGLEGKTVEDSPFKSGTALASRLCKAAMLNRFKLVSKEAQRHDLLATSSYREAKRMAKPYQEAKNVLRAYLLQQGYGSWLLKLSVSDHFSM